In Vibrio lentus, a single genomic region encodes these proteins:
- the arsC gene encoding arsenate reductase (glutaredoxin) (This arsenate reductase requires both glutathione and glutaredoxin to convert arsenate to arsenite, after which the efflux transporter formed by ArsA and ArsB can extrude the arsenite from the cell, providing resistance.) codes for MSVVIYHNPRCSKSRQTLELLEANGVQPEVIKYLDTPLTIEQLKVLFTQLGFTSVREMMRTKEADYKEANLGDASVTDEDLFSAMAANPKLFERPVVVANNKAKIGRPPEQVLEIL; via the coding sequence ATGTCTGTCGTGATTTATCATAACCCACGTTGCTCAAAGAGCCGTCAAACTCTCGAACTGCTTGAAGCGAACGGCGTACAGCCAGAGGTTATCAAATACCTAGACACACCTTTAACTATTGAGCAGCTTAAAGTGCTTTTCACTCAGCTTGGTTTTACCAGTGTGCGCGAGATGATGCGCACCAAAGAAGCAGATTACAAAGAAGCAAATCTTGGTGATGCATCGGTGACTGATGAAGATCTTTTCTCAGCAATGGCGGCAAACCCAAAACTGTTTGAACGCCCTGTTGTTGTTGCGAACAACAAAGCAAAAATTGGTCGTCCACCAGAGCAAGTACTAGAGATCCTGTAA
- the wrbA gene encoding NAD(P)H:quinone oxidoreductase — protein MSINILVLYYSRHGNTQALARQIARGVESIPNCEAMLRTVNDVYTVEEQPDSRYQPTDPIATLQELRSCDGLALGSPVWFGNMAGPMKHFWDSTTSLWINGDLIDKPACVFTSSSSLHGGQETTQQSMMLPLLHHGMLVVGIPYSEPALHTTQTGGTPYGASSTGESASLSKEEIELAQNLGKRLARIAINQKGISQ, from the coding sequence ATGAGCATTAACATTCTTGTTCTCTACTACAGTCGCCACGGCAACACACAAGCGCTAGCAAGACAGATTGCACGAGGGGTTGAATCTATCCCGAACTGCGAAGCCATGCTGAGAACGGTGAACGACGTGTATACGGTAGAAGAGCAGCCTGATTCACGTTATCAACCAACAGATCCTATCGCGACCTTACAAGAGCTCCGTTCTTGCGATGGTTTAGCACTAGGCAGCCCAGTCTGGTTTGGCAACATGGCTGGGCCAATGAAGCACTTTTGGGATAGTACAACATCACTGTGGATCAATGGCGATCTCATCGATAAGCCAGCTTGTGTCTTTACTTCTTCTTCATCACTGCATGGTGGTCAAGAGACGACACAACAAAGCATGATGTTGCCTCTACTTCACCATGGCATGTTAGTTGTGGGAATCCCCTATTCAGAACCTGCGCTACACACCACTCAAACCGGTGGCACACCTTACGGTGCCAGCAGTACTGGAGAGAGCGCTTCATTAAGCAAAGAAGAAATTGAGTTGGCACAAAACCTAGGCAAACGCTTAGCGCGCATCGCTATCAACCAGAAGGGAATCTCTCAATGA
- a CDS encoding DUF2069 domain-containing protein has product MMYMPETAMSPKTKLFRYLALAGNLLLLFWVVAWQMTLSPHPHLSNVTLAIAWAVPLLLPLPGILAGKPYTHAWANFVLMLYFLHALTIMYVDGGERLLAAVELLLTSLGFAGNILFTRFRAKELGIKLKRLSEVEKKEKAKFEQ; this is encoded by the coding sequence ATGATGTATATGCCAGAAACGGCTATGTCTCCCAAAACCAAGCTCTTTCGCTACCTAGCGTTAGCAGGCAACTTGTTGCTTTTATTTTGGGTAGTGGCTTGGCAGATGACGCTTTCACCGCACCCGCATCTTAGCAATGTCACACTTGCGATTGCTTGGGCTGTACCGCTGTTACTGCCATTGCCGGGCATTCTAGCAGGCAAGCCTTATACGCACGCTTGGGCGAATTTCGTCTTAATGCTCTACTTCCTACACGCGTTAACGATTATGTATGTAGACGGTGGAGAGCGTTTATTAGCGGCTGTAGAACTACTCCTGACTAGCCTAGGCTTCGCAGGTAATATCTTGTTTACCCGTTTTAGAGCCAAAGAGTTAGGTATTAAGCTTAAGCGCCTTTCTGAAGTAGAAAAGAAAGAGAAAGCTAAGTTCGAGCAATAA
- a CDS encoding DUF2066 domain-containing protein: MRYIALLLIGLLASPSYALTQVDIFSAEVAINAENKQPEQVARNTGMEQVLIRATGQTDVASNETIQKAMRKSSQYMSQMSFGESNDQSTLRMRFNGAQIRSLLTQAQLPYWPDTRSNILVWLVEEQNYDKNIVWEHSNSQLAAGLQANAKERGLPLTLPVGDFDDITGIATSDLWGSFVTPISKASQRYPVDAVLVIKAQSSGLRWTLYDQKPNQLTSAPKSPVSGSVSGNSATTSKKLVDQISNYYASKSAVTVASESSESILTQFISLNNAQDFFQLESALKRLNSVASLDILKIQNNEVTFRIHLLSTQQEFEQEVESIRQVAKVEESYIEPEVSPEFETQDSSMSVGDDSTDAVDAEGSETDSNVQVIKGSEVSTDAELTGTSDVTLDESGEEELTVTAPVHAKPSLVYEWVRS; this comes from the coding sequence ATGCGCTACATAGCATTGTTGTTGATTGGACTATTAGCCTCTCCGAGTTATGCCTTAACTCAAGTAGATATTTTTAGTGCTGAAGTTGCGATTAACGCTGAAAACAAACAGCCAGAACAAGTGGCAAGAAATACAGGTATGGAGCAGGTATTAATACGTGCGACTGGCCAAACCGATGTCGCTTCGAATGAGACGATTCAAAAGGCGATGCGTAAGAGTTCGCAGTACATGTCTCAAATGAGCTTTGGCGAGAGCAATGACCAATCAACGTTGCGTATGCGTTTTAACGGTGCTCAAATCCGTTCTCTATTGACGCAAGCACAGTTGCCGTACTGGCCTGACACTCGTTCAAATATCCTTGTTTGGCTGGTGGAAGAGCAGAACTACGACAAGAATATCGTGTGGGAACACTCCAATTCACAATTGGCTGCTGGTTTACAAGCCAACGCAAAAGAGCGCGGTTTACCCCTGACGTTACCAGTCGGTGATTTTGACGATATTACCGGTATTGCGACCTCTGATCTTTGGGGTAGCTTTGTTACGCCAATCAGTAAAGCGAGTCAGCGTTACCCGGTTGATGCTGTTTTGGTGATTAAAGCTCAATCTTCTGGCTTACGCTGGACTCTGTATGACCAAAAACCAAACCAACTGACGAGCGCACCAAAATCGCCTGTGAGTGGTTCAGTATCGGGTAACAGCGCGACGACTTCTAAGAAGCTTGTTGACCAAATCAGTAACTACTACGCGAGTAAGAGTGCAGTAACGGTTGCGAGTGAGTCTTCGGAATCAATCTTAACGCAGTTTATTAGCCTGAATAACGCGCAAGATTTCTTCCAGTTGGAGAGTGCACTTAAACGTTTAAATTCAGTTGCAAGCCTAGATATTCTTAAGATTCAAAACAACGAAGTGACCTTCCGAATTCACTTATTGTCGACTCAACAAGAGTTTGAGCAAGAAGTTGAAAGCATTCGCCAAGTCGCGAAGGTTGAAGAGTCTTACATTGAACCTGAAGTGAGCCCTGAATTTGAAACGCAAGACAGCTCCATGTCTGTCGGCGATGATTCAACAGACGCTGTTGATGCTGAGGGTAGCGAGACTGACTCAAACGTTCAAGTGATTAAAGGCAGTGAGGTATCTACGGATGCTGAGCTAACAGGTACTTCTGATGTAACGTTAGACGAATCTGGTGAAGAAGAGCTTACTGTAACAGCACCAGTACACGCTAAGCCAAGCCTAGTATATGAATGGGTTCGCTCGTAA
- a CDS encoding uracil-xanthine permease family protein — translation MKNALQGAQMLFVAFGALVLVPLLTGLDPNVALFGAGIGTLLFQLITRRSVPIFLASSFAFIAPIMFGIQTWGVGATMGGLMAAGVVYVLMGALIKVRGVAFIHKLLPPVVVGPVIMVIGLGLAPVAVNMALGKTGDGAVQLIDADAALWISSISLLVTIVISVFSKGFLKLLPIFGGIVAGYITSLVYGVVDFTPVAQAAWLALPNFTAPEFNINAIFFMVFVAIAPAVEHVGDMLAISNVTGKDYLKKPGLHRTITGDGVATIAASMLGAPPNTTYSEVTGAVMLTKAFNPVIMTWAAVTAIVLALVGKLGALLQTIPVPVMGGIMILLFGSIATVGLNTLIQSKVDLHKSRNLVIVGITLVFGIGGMAFGIGDFSLQGVSLCGIVAILLNLVLPEELGDNTVVDKAQID, via the coding sequence ATGAAAAATGCTCTGCAAGGTGCGCAAATGCTGTTTGTAGCGTTTGGTGCGCTTGTACTGGTGCCACTACTAACAGGACTTGATCCCAACGTTGCACTCTTTGGCGCAGGTATCGGTACCCTTTTATTCCAACTTATTACACGCCGTTCAGTGCCAATCTTCTTAGCATCTTCTTTTGCATTCATCGCCCCTATCATGTTTGGTATTCAAACTTGGGGTGTAGGTGCAACCATGGGCGGCCTAATGGCAGCCGGTGTTGTGTATGTATTAATGGGTGCCTTAATTAAGGTACGTGGTGTAGCCTTCATCCACAAACTGCTTCCACCCGTCGTGGTTGGCCCTGTAATCATGGTGATCGGTTTAGGTCTTGCGCCTGTTGCGGTAAACATGGCGTTAGGTAAAACAGGCGATGGTGCAGTTCAGCTTATCGATGCAGATGCAGCACTGTGGATCTCTTCAATTTCACTGCTAGTAACGATTGTCATCAGTGTGTTCTCAAAAGGCTTCCTTAAGCTACTGCCTATCTTTGGTGGCATTGTCGCAGGTTACATCACAAGCTTAGTATACGGCGTCGTTGATTTTACCCCTGTCGCTCAAGCTGCTTGGTTAGCTCTACCTAACTTCACAGCACCAGAATTCAACATCAACGCTATCTTCTTTATGGTGTTTGTTGCGATTGCACCAGCCGTTGAACACGTTGGCGACATGCTTGCTATCTCTAACGTAACCGGCAAAGACTACCTTAAGAAGCCAGGTCTACACCGCACAATCACAGGTGACGGCGTGGCGACTATTGCAGCTTCTATGCTGGGCGCGCCACCAAACACAACCTACAGTGAAGTAACAGGTGCGGTAATGCTGACGAAAGCATTTAACCCAGTGATAATGACTTGGGCAGCAGTAACAGCGATTGTTCTAGCATTGGTTGGTAAGTTAGGTGCTCTACTTCAAACGATTCCAGTTCCTGTAATGGGCGGCATCATGATTCTACTGTTTGGTTCAATCGCAACAGTCGGCCTGAACACCCTAATTCAGAGCAAAGTTGACCTACACAAATCACGTAACCTTGTGATTGTCGGTATTACTCTAGTATTCGGTATTGGCGGCATGGCATTTGGCATCGGTGACTTTAGCCTTCAAGGCGTAAGCTTATGCGGTATCGTGGCGATTCTACTAAACCTAGTCCTTCCTGAAGAGCTAGGCGATAACACCGTAGTAGACAAAGCCCAAATCGACTAA
- the upp gene encoding uracil phosphoribosyltransferase, whose product MKVVEVKHPLVKHKIGLMREGDISTKRFRELATEVGSLLTYEATSDFETERVTIDGWNGPVEVDQIKGKKVTVVPILRAGLGMMDGVLEHMPSARISVVGIYRDEETLEPVPYFNKLASNIDERIALVVDPMLATGGSMIATLDLLKEQGCKVFKVLVLVAAPEGIAALEKAHPDVELYTAAIDEKLNDKGYIVPGLGDAGDKIFGTK is encoded by the coding sequence ATGAAAGTTGTTGAAGTGAAACACCCGCTAGTAAAACATAAAATTGGCCTGATGCGTGAAGGTGACATTAGTACTAAGCGTTTTCGTGAGCTAGCGACAGAAGTGGGTAGCCTTCTAACATACGAAGCGACATCAGACTTTGAAACTGAACGTGTAACTATTGATGGTTGGAACGGCCCAGTAGAAGTTGACCAAATTAAAGGTAAAAAGGTAACAGTAGTGCCAATCCTACGTGCAGGTCTAGGCATGATGGATGGTGTTTTAGAGCATATGCCAAGTGCTCGAATCAGTGTCGTGGGTATCTACCGTGACGAAGAAACATTAGAGCCTGTACCATACTTCAACAAGCTAGCATCTAACATTGATGAGCGTATTGCTCTAGTGGTTGATCCAATGTTAGCAACTGGCGGTTCTATGATTGCAACTCTTGACCTTCTAAAAGAGCAAGGCTGTAAAGTATTTAAAGTACTGGTACTTGTTGCTGCCCCTGAAGGTATCGCTGCACTAGAAAAAGCGCACCCAGATGTTGAGCTTTACACTGCTGCAATCGATGAGAAGCTAAACGACAAGGGCTACATTGTTCCTGGTCTTGGCGATGCTGGTGATAAGATCTTCGGTACTAAGTAA